One part of the Vicia villosa cultivar HV-30 ecotype Madison, WI unplaced genomic scaffold, Vvil1.0 ctg.000189F_1_1, whole genome shotgun sequence genome encodes these proteins:
- the LOC131625145 gene encoding protein NARROW LEAF 1, producing MERARLNSRVRCSGSTPSEESALDLERNCYGHSNLPSLSPPTLQPFASAGQHCESNAAYFSWPSRLPDAAEERANYFLNLQKGVLPETLGRLPKGQQATTLLELMTIRAFHSKILRCYSLGTAIGFRIRRGVLTDIPAILVFVSRKVHKQWLSPIQCLPTALEGPGGVWCDVDVVEFSYFGAPEPVPKEQHYTEIVDDLRGGDPCIGSGSQVASQETYGTLGAIVRSQTGSRQVGFLTNRHVAVDLDYPNQKMFHPLPPTLGPGVYLGAVERATSFINDELWYGIFAGINPETFVRADGAFIPFADDFDMCTVTTSVRGVGDIGDVKIIDLQSPISSLIGKQVVKVGRSSGLTTGIVLAYALEYNDEKGICFLTDFLVVGENQQTFDLEGDSGSLIMFKGDDGEKPRPIGIIWGGTANRGRLKLKIGLPPENWTSGVDLGRLLNLLELDLITSDEGLRVAVQEQRAASATFMGSTVGDSSTPDGMLPKERAEDKFEPLGLQVQSIPLGVEPNSQETKPSIMEAEFKLEDGIKVGGPSIEHQFIPSFIGRSPLHKNTVHDRAAAKENLSNLRNGCDEDLCVSLQLGDNEAKRRRSEASTSTEEP from the exons ATGGAGCGCGCGAGACTTAATTCGAGGGTTCGTTGCTCTGGTTCGACTCCGTCGGAAGAATCTGCTTTGGATCTTGAAAGAAACTGTTATGGTCATTCTAATCTACCTTCGCTTAGTCCGCCAACACTCCAACCTTTTGCTTCAGCCGGACAGCATTGTGAGAGCAACGCGGCTTACTTCTCGTGGCCTAGTCGCTTGCCTGATGCTGCCGAAGAGAGAGCAAACTACTTTTTGAATCTACAAAAGGGGGTCCTACCTGAAACGCTTGGTCGTCTTCCGAAGGGTCAGCAGGCAACCACGTTACTTGAACTCATGACAATCAGAGCGTTTCACAGCAAGATACTGCGTTGTTACAGCCTTGGAACGGCTATTGGTTTTCGTATTAGACGAGGGGTGTTAACGGATATTCCTGCCATTCTGGTGTTTGTTTCCCGGAAAGTTCATAAGCAATGGCTCAGCCCAATCCAGTGTCTTCCTACTGCGCTTGAG GGGCCTGGTGGAGTATGGTGTGATGTTGATGTGGTGGAATTCTCGTATTTCGGTGCGCCTGAGCCAGTTCCAAAAGAGCAGCACTATACAGAGATTGTGGATGACTTGCGTGGAGGTGATCCGTGCATTGGTTCGGGATCTCAG GTGGCAAGTCAGGAGACATACGGAACTTTGGGTGCCATTGTGAGGAGCCAGACTGGTAGCCGACAAGTTGGTTTTCTCACAAACCGTCACGTAGCAGTCGATCTAGACTATCCAAATCAAAAGATGTTTCATCCTCTTCCACCCACGCTAGGGCCTGGGGTTTATCTTGGAGCGGTAGAGAGAGCGACTTCATTTATAAACGATGAGCTTTGGTATGGAATATTTGCCGGAATAAACCCAG AGACGTTCGTGAGAGCTGACGGAGCATTCATTCCCTTTGCTGATGACTTCGACATGTGCACTGTCACTACCTCAGTGAGAGGTGTCGGAGATATCGGTGATGTGAAAATTATTGACCTACAGTCTCCGATTAGTAGCCTTATCGGAAAACAAGTGGTTAAAGTTGGAAGAAGTTCTGGCTTAACCACGGGAATCGTTTTGGCGTATGCTTTAGAGTACAATGACGAGAAGGGTATATGCTTTCTTACGGATTTTCTTGTTGTCGGTGAGAATCAACAAACTTTTGACCTTGAAGGAGATAGTGGAAGTCTCATCATGTTTAAAGGTGACGACGGTGAGAAGCCACGCCCAATCGGGATCATTTGGGGAGGGACTGCTAATAGGGGCCGCCTTAAGTTGAAAATCGGGCTACCTCCTGAAAATTGGACTAGTGGCGTTGATCTCGGACGTCTTCTCAATCTACTTGAACTTGATTTGATAACAAGTGATGAAGGACTTAGAG TGGCGGTTCAAGAACAAAGGGCTGCATCGGCGACATTTATGGGCTCTACCGTTGGCGATTCCTCAACTCCTGATGGTATGCTTCCGAAAGAAAGAGCAGAAGACAAATTTGAGCCACTTGGTCTTCAAGTCCAGTCTATTCCCTTAGGAGTTGAACCTAACAGCCAGGAAACAAAACCATCAATCATGGAGGCTGAATTCAAATTAGAAGACGGAATCAAGGTAGGCGGTCCGAGTATTGAACATCAGTTTATTCCGAGTTTCATCGGGCGATCACCCTTGCATAAAAACACGGTGCATGACAGAGCTGCGGCAAAAGAGAATTTGTCTAATTTGAGGAATGGATGCGACGAAGATTTATGTGTTTCGCTGCAGCTTGGTGATAACGAAGCCAAGAGAAGGCGTTCCGAGGCATCGACTAGTACTGAGGAGCCTTAA
- the LOC131625144 gene encoding serine/arginine-rich splicing factor SR45, with protein sequence MAKPGRARRSPPSGSVSGSSSLSSSSRSSSRSRSRSRSFSSSSSRSSKSRSRSPPPQRRKSSTEPARRGRSPALPPPPLSKRTSPPPRKPSPVRESLVLHVEKLSRNVNEGHLKEIFSNFGEVVSVELVMDRAVNLPKGYGYVHFKTRGEAEKALNFMDGAQIDGNVIKARFTLPPRQKVSPPPKASAVAPKRDAPRTDNAGADVEKDGPKRPRESPPRRKLPPSPRRRSPVPRRAGSPRRIESPRRRADSPVRRRLDSPYRRGAGDTPPRRRPVSPGRGRSPSPPPRRLRSPARVSPRRMRGSPGPGRRRTPPPPPRRRSPPRRARSPPRRSPVGRRRSRSPIRRSARSRSRSFSPRRGRPPVRRGRSSSYSDSPSPRKVSRRSKSRSPRRPLKGRASSNSSSSSSPPPARKP encoded by the exons ATGGCGAAACCTGGCAGAGCTCGCCGCTCACCACCGTCGGGTTCCGTCTCCGGATCTTCCTCTCTCTCCTCTTCCTCTCGCTCCTCTTCTCGCTCCCGTTCTCGCTCCAGATCCTTCTCTTCCTCCTCCTCCCGCAGTTCCAAGAGCCGCAGCCGGAGTCCTCCTCCTCAGAGACGGAAAAG TTCCACTGAACCAGCTAGGCGAGGTCGATCTCCTGCTCTTCCTCCCCCTCCCCTGTCTAAGAGAACTTCTCCTCCCCCAAG GAAACCTTCTCCTGTACGCGAGTCTCTTGTTCTGCACGTTGAAAAACTCAGCAGGAACGTCAATGAAGGCCATTTGAAAGAAATTTTCA GTAATTTTGGTGAGGTTGTAAGTGTGGAGTTGGTGATGGATAGAGCT GTTAATCTTCCAAAAGGATATGGGTATGTGCATTTCAAGACAAGAGGGGAAGCCGAAAAAGCATTAAATTTCATGGATGGT GCCCAAATAGATGGCAATGTCATTAAGGCAAGATTTACTCTACCTCCAAGACAGAAAGTTTCACCACCCCCAAAAGCTTCTGCTGTTGCTCCAAAGAGAGATGCACCTAGGACTGACAACGCTGGTGCAGATGTTGAAAAAGATGGGCCAAAGCGTCCAAGAGAAT CTCCTCCTAGGAGAAAACTTCCTCCCTCACCACGAAGAAGATCTCCTGTGCCTCGAAGAGCTGGATCTCCAAGACGAATTGAATCTCCTCGACGCCGTGCAGATTCTCCTGTCCGTCGTCGATTAGATTCTCCTTATCGCCGTGGAGCTGGAGACACACCTCCTAGGAGGAGACCTGTGTCTCCTGGAAGAGGCCGTTCTCCATCTCCCCCACCTAGGCGTCTGAGATCCCCTGCAAG AGTTTCACCTCGAAGAATGCGTGGAAGCCCGGGCCCAGGCCGGAGACGTACGCCTCCTCCGCCTCCAAGACGCCG TTCACCTCCCAGACGAGCCCGTAGTCCTCCTAGAAGATCTCCTGTTGGCCGTAGGCGTAGTCGCTCTCCAATACGTAGATCTGCACGCTCTCGCTCAAGATCGTTCTCACCTCGCAG AGGTCGGCCACCTGTGAGACGGGGAAGGTCATCATCTTACTCTGATTCACCAAGTCCTCGCAAG GT